A section of the Lineus longissimus chromosome 1, tnLinLong1.2, whole genome shotgun sequence genome encodes:
- the LOC135485233 gene encoding dual specificity mitogen-activated protein kinase kinase 4-like isoform X2: MINSFSRPGLSDRGKLKLNFALNHRTDAIEHPKHPTLAMMGHQTQLERNKLRSHSLESSGKLQISPELTYDFTADDLVDHGEIGRGHYGTVNKMRHIKSDTVMAVKRIRATVDEKEQRQLLMEFDVVMNSSACPFIVQFYGALFKEGDCWICMELMSISLDKFYKFIYSTLQESIPEEILGMITVATLKALNYLKEKLNIIHRDVKPSNILLDRTGNIKLCDFGISGQLVDSIAKSRDAGCRPYMAPERIDPRASSKGYDIRSDVWSLGITLYELATGRFPYRKWNSVFDQLTQVVHGNPPQLLGERFSADFLNFVNTCLTKDEKLRPKYKKLLEQPFIKLYEVKEVQVSGYVSTVLDQMPENLEFMEQSSS, from the exons atgatcAACTCCTTTTCGAGGCCTGGACTAA GTGATAGAGGGAAACTAAAATTAAACTTTGCGCTCAATCACCGCACCGATGCAATTGAGCACCCGAAACACCCAACACTGGCCATGATGGGTCATCAAACGCAGCT GGAAAGAAACAAACTGCGGTCACACAGCCTGGAGTCCTCGGGCAAACTCCAGATCTCTCCTGAGCTG ACGTACGATTTTACTGCGGATGACCTGGTGGATCATGGTGAAATTGGTCGAGGGCATTATGGAACTGTCAATAAAATGAGGCACATCAAAAGTGATACAGTCATGGCTGTAAAG CGAATTCGTGCCACGGTGGATGAGAAAGAACAAAGACAGCTGCTGATGGAGTTTGACGTGGTGATGAACAGCAGTGCATGCCCATTCATTGTGCAGTTCTACGGTGCTCTCTTCAAGGAG GGAGACTGCTGGATTTGTATGGAACTTATGTCCATTTCATTAGATAAATTCTACAAATTTATTTACTCGACGTTGCAAGAATCTATACCGGAGGAAATTTTAGGAATGATAACAGTAGCT ACATTAAAAGCATTGAATTATCTAAAAGAGAAACTCAATATCATCCACAGAG ATGTAAAACCTTCAAATATCCTCCTTGACCGCACTGGCAATATCAAGCTGTGTGATTTTGGAATTAGTGGACAACTTGTTGATTCAATAGCGAAATCACGGGATGCAGGGTGCAGGCCATACATGGCG CCGGAGAGAATCGACCCAAGAGCCTCTAGTAAAGGGTATGACATCCGATCAGATGTCTGGAGCTTAGGAATCACATTA TACGAGTTAGCCACAGGGAGGTTTCCATATAGAAAATGGAACAGTGTCTTTGACCAATTAACGCAAGTTGTCCATGGCAATCCACCTCAGTTACTTGGTGAACGGTTCTCGGCAGACTTCTTAAACTTCGTCAACACCTG cttgACCAAGGATGAAAAACTCAGGCCAAAATACAAGAAGTTGCTT gagcAACCGTTCATCAAGTTATACGAGGTCAAGGAGGTGCAAGTCTCCGGATATGTCTCAACGGTCCTAGATCAAATGCCAGAAAACTTGGAGTTCATGGAGCAGAGTAGCTCATAG
- the LOC135485233 gene encoding dual specificity mitogen-activated protein kinase kinase 4-like isoform X1 — MADDSENDRRTFYQAPDQGDRGKLKLNFALNHRTDAIEHPKHPTLAMMGHQTQLERNKLRSHSLESSGKLQISPELTYDFTADDLVDHGEIGRGHYGTVNKMRHIKSDTVMAVKRIRATVDEKEQRQLLMEFDVVMNSSACPFIVQFYGALFKEGDCWICMELMSISLDKFYKFIYSTLQESIPEEILGMITVATLKALNYLKEKLNIIHRDVKPSNILLDRTGNIKLCDFGISGQLVDSIAKSRDAGCRPYMAPERIDPRASSKGYDIRSDVWSLGITLYELATGRFPYRKWNSVFDQLTQVVHGNPPQLLGERFSADFLNFVNTCLTKDEKLRPKYKKLLEQPFIKLYEVKEVQVSGYVSTVLDQMPENLEFMEQSSS, encoded by the exons atggctgacgaTTCAGAAAACGATCGTCGAACATTTTATCAAGCTCCGGATCAAG GTGATAGAGGGAAACTAAAATTAAACTTTGCGCTCAATCACCGCACCGATGCAATTGAGCACCCGAAACACCCAACACTGGCCATGATGGGTCATCAAACGCAGCT GGAAAGAAACAAACTGCGGTCACACAGCCTGGAGTCCTCGGGCAAACTCCAGATCTCTCCTGAGCTG ACGTACGATTTTACTGCGGATGACCTGGTGGATCATGGTGAAATTGGTCGAGGGCATTATGGAACTGTCAATAAAATGAGGCACATCAAAAGTGATACAGTCATGGCTGTAAAG CGAATTCGTGCCACGGTGGATGAGAAAGAACAAAGACAGCTGCTGATGGAGTTTGACGTGGTGATGAACAGCAGTGCATGCCCATTCATTGTGCAGTTCTACGGTGCTCTCTTCAAGGAG GGAGACTGCTGGATTTGTATGGAACTTATGTCCATTTCATTAGATAAATTCTACAAATTTATTTACTCGACGTTGCAAGAATCTATACCGGAGGAAATTTTAGGAATGATAACAGTAGCT ACATTAAAAGCATTGAATTATCTAAAAGAGAAACTCAATATCATCCACAGAG ATGTAAAACCTTCAAATATCCTCCTTGACCGCACTGGCAATATCAAGCTGTGTGATTTTGGAATTAGTGGACAACTTGTTGATTCAATAGCGAAATCACGGGATGCAGGGTGCAGGCCATACATGGCG CCGGAGAGAATCGACCCAAGAGCCTCTAGTAAAGGGTATGACATCCGATCAGATGTCTGGAGCTTAGGAATCACATTA TACGAGTTAGCCACAGGGAGGTTTCCATATAGAAAATGGAACAGTGTCTTTGACCAATTAACGCAAGTTGTCCATGGCAATCCACCTCAGTTACTTGGTGAACGGTTCTCGGCAGACTTCTTAAACTTCGTCAACACCTG cttgACCAAGGATGAAAAACTCAGGCCAAAATACAAGAAGTTGCTT gagcAACCGTTCATCAAGTTATACGAGGTCAAGGAGGTGCAAGTCTCCGGATATGTCTCAACGGTCCTAGATCAAATGCCAGAAAACTTGGAGTTCATGGAGCAGAGTAGCTCATAG